The following coding sequences are from one Leucoraja erinacea ecotype New England chromosome 2, Leri_hhj_1, whole genome shotgun sequence window:
- the higd1a gene encoding HIG1 domain family member 1A, mitochondrial: MSSSNVSLLPTLGQEGDHTSKLLRKSKESPFVPIGIAGFASVVAYGLYKMKTRGNKKMSVHFIHMRVAAQGCVVGAMTIGVLYSMYKEYVVKPREEKNALLHK; encoded by the exons ATGTCTTCAAGTAATGTAAGCTTGCTTCCTACACTTGGCCAAGAAGGTGATCACACTTCTAAACTTCTTCGAAAATCCAAGGAGTCCCCATTTGTTCCTATCG GTATTGCTGGGTTTGCATCAGTGGTAGCCTATGGACTCTACAAAATGAAGACCAGAGGGAACAAAAAAATGTCAGTGCATTTTATCCACATGCGTGTGGCAGCCCAAGGATGTGTTGTGGGAGCAATGACTATAG GAGTTCTGTACTCTATGTACAAAGAATATGTTGTGAAGCCCAGAGAAGAGAAAAATGCTCTCCTTCATAAATGA